The proteins below are encoded in one region of Leptotrichia sp. oral taxon 218:
- a CDS encoding OPT/YSL family transporter, with protein sequence MSKKIKITPASVIIGVIGAVLISASSFYTVLKFGALPWPTVMVTLISIMALNFFKKTDSKEITVTHTIMSAGSMVAGGVAFTMPGYLILGGKLENINKTLLFVTILLGSVLGCVLSFIFRKKMIEEEKLEFPIGEAAYNLVNSDNTKKDGLFVGLGVLFSTVVSVLRDINFTKQKSPIIPTLISTKNGFLSFYVSPLLVGIGYILGFLNTFIWFLGGALVHFIAQPLAISKNIKDFDLMKNSFGMGIVVGIGFGVIVKLIFSQLKKEKKSTSIFSKKLFTYFLITVLLITFIYKLPIILAFVLLVICILCTIVAGYSTGKTGVNPMEIYAIITILIISFLGKLKFLNFAFSTKFSTLLLFFLACIVAVACGLAGDILNDFKSGYKTKTDPKEQFLGELIGAVVSSVVITWLFFVFFNIYKNIGPKENSELIVLQASIVASIINGIPFIQFFFTGLLIGFALYMLNFPVLTFGIGIYVPFYLTLPVFLGGLLNLIFGKISTKFSQKFMMFSNGLMSGEAIIGVIISLIAYYFILFR encoded by the coding sequence ATGTCAAAAAAAATAAAAATCACACCAGCTTCTGTAATAATTGGAGTTATTGGAGCTGTACTTATTTCTGCGAGTTCATTTTACACTGTTTTAAAATTTGGTGCACTGCCTTGGCCAACAGTAATGGTGACGCTAATTTCCATCATGGCGCTAAATTTTTTCAAAAAAACTGATAGCAAAGAAATTACGGTCACTCACACGATTATGAGTGCTGGATCAATGGTTGCTGGAGGTGTAGCATTCACAATGCCTGGATACTTGATATTGGGTGGAAAACTTGAAAATATCAATAAAACTTTGCTTTTTGTGACAATTTTACTTGGATCTGTGCTAGGTTGTGTTCTTTCTTTTATTTTTAGAAAAAAGATGATTGAAGAAGAGAAGCTTGAATTTCCAATTGGAGAAGCGGCTTATAATTTGGTAAATTCGGATAACACCAAAAAAGATGGACTTTTTGTCGGATTAGGAGTTCTATTTAGCACAGTTGTTTCCGTTTTGAGAGATATTAACTTTACTAAACAAAAATCTCCGATTATTCCAACGCTAATTTCTACAAAAAATGGATTTTTAAGTTTTTATGTTTCTCCACTTTTAGTTGGAATTGGCTATATTTTAGGATTTTTAAACACTTTTATCTGGTTTTTAGGAGGTGCTTTAGTTCATTTTATAGCACAGCCTTTGGCAATTTCAAAAAATATAAAAGATTTTGATCTTATGAAAAATAGTTTTGGAATGGGAATTGTTGTCGGAATTGGATTTGGAGTAATTGTAAAACTAATTTTTTCTCAATTAAAAAAGGAGAAAAAAAGCACTTCTATATTTTCAAAAAAATTATTTACTTATTTTTTAATAACAGTTTTATTAATTACTTTTATTTATAAATTACCAATTATCTTAGCATTTGTTCTTTTAGTAATTTGTATTTTATGTACAATAGTCGCTGGATATTCAACTGGAAAAACAGGTGTAAATCCGATGGAAATTTATGCAATTATCACAATTTTAATAATTTCTTTTTTAGGAAAATTAAAATTTTTAAACTTTGCTTTTTCCACAAAATTTTCAACACTTTTATTATTTTTTTTAGCGTGTATCGTCGCAGTAGCTTGTGGACTTGCGGGAGATATTTTAAATGACTTTAAATCAGGTTATAAAACTAAAACTGATCCAAAAGAACAGTTTTTAGGAGAACTTATAGGAGCTGTTGTGAGTTCGGTTGTTATAACTTGGCTATTTTTCGTATTTTTTAACATTTATAAAAATATTGGTCCAAAAGAAAATTCAGAGTTAATAGTGCTTCAAGCTTCAATTGTTGCTTCAATTATAAATGGAATTCCATTTATTCAGTTTTTCTTTACAGGACTTTTAATCGGTTTTGCACTTTATATGTTAAATTTTCCTGTGCTAACTTTTGGAATAGGAATTTATGTCCCATTTTACTTGACTTTGCCAGTATTTTTAGGTGGACTTCTAAATTTAATCTTTGGAAAAATTTCTACTAAATTTTCACAAAAATTTATGATGTTTTCAAACGGATTGATGTCAGGTGAAGCAATTATCGGAGTGATAATTTCACTGATTGCATATTATTTTATATTATTTCGCTAA
- a CDS encoding Dps family protein, with product MSKTVEKLNLYLANLNVLYRKVQNYHWNIVGSGFFSVHAKLEEYYNGLNTQIDDVAERILAIGGRPLGTLKDYLEVSTISEAKNEAISIADAVADVKKEFEAMLKLVKEVKEVADEENDYGTSALVDEYISTYEKDLWMLNAYLK from the coding sequence TAGCTAATTTAAATGTGTTATACAGAAAGGTTCAAAATTATCACTGGAATATAGTTGGTTCAGGATTCTTTTCTGTTCACGCAAAATTGGAAGAATATTATAATGGATTAAATACACAAATTGATGATGTTGCTGAAAGAATTTTAGCAATTGGTGGTCGTCCTTTAGGAACATTAAAAGACTACTTAGAAGTTTCTACAATTAGTGAAGCTAAAAATGAAGCAATTTCTATTGCTGACGCAGTTGCCGATGTTAAAAAAGAATTTGAAGCAATGTTAAAATTAGTAAAAGAAGTAAAAGAAGTTGCTGATGAAGAAAATGATTACGGAACATCTGCATTAGTTGATGAATATATCAGCACATATGAAAAAGATTTGTGGATGTTAAATGCTTATTTAAAATAA
- a CDS encoding type III pantothenate kinase: MIKLILGFDIGNTHIVPIFYSNEGEILASFRIPTNLTYTEDTFFAVLKTLSENSKIDIYKTQSIIVSSVVPHINEIFYYLGKKYFKLTPKFISLKNTKKEIIFSENFERGLGADRICDILALKKTYKKNEFVVIDFGTATTFDVIKDSVYCGGCILPGITLSINALFTNTAKLPKVSFENSNSALGTNTTEQINAGIFFGNVGAIKELIFQYKKDFPNACVIATGGQGKKISEYVETIDEYIENLGAKGIFEFYRLNKD, translated from the coding sequence GTGATTAAATTGATTTTAGGATTTGACATTGGAAATACTCATATTGTTCCAATTTTTTACAGCAATGAAGGGGAAATTTTGGCATCTTTTAGAATTCCTACAAATTTAACTTATACAGAAGACACTTTTTTTGCCGTATTAAAGACATTATCTGAAAATAGTAAAATAGATATTTACAAAACTCAAAGTATTATTGTTTCTTCAGTTGTGCCACATATAAATGAAATTTTTTATTATCTTGGAAAAAAATATTTTAAACTTACGCCAAAATTTATTTCGCTAAAAAATACAAAAAAAGAAATTATTTTTTCAGAAAATTTTGAGCGTGGATTGGGAGCTGACAGGATTTGTGACATTTTAGCTCTTAAAAAAACTTATAAAAAAAATGAATTTGTTGTAATTGACTTTGGCACAGCAACTACTTTTGATGTGATAAAAGACTCAGTTTACTGTGGTGGCTGTATTTTACCTGGCATCACGCTTTCAATAAATGCGTTATTCACAAATACGGCAAAATTGCCAAAAGTTTCATTTGAAAACTCAAATTCAGCACTTGGTACAAATACAACAGAGCAAATTAATGCGGGAATATTTTTTGGAAATGTTGGAGCAATAAAAGAACTTATTTTTCAGTACAAAAAAGATTTTCCAAACGCTTGTGTAATAGCGACAGGTGGACAAGGTAAAAAAATTTCTGAATATGTTGAAACAATAGATGAATATATAGAAAATTTAGGTGCTAAAGGAATTTTTGAGTTTTATAGACTAAATAAAGATTAA
- the recJ gene encoding single-stranded-DNA-specific exonuclease RecJ, with product MRNTRWRSKVIPSPRQEREYIKKNEDKNKNESNEKEKKEKFKKVKIKRANQNEAKKFSIDQDILQILYSRGIDSDEKIKKFLNPSLKDVENPLGLCDMEKAVVEIEKAISEQKNIWIYGDYDVDGITSTSVLYLALKELGAENVNYYIPIRDEGYGLNNEALKKIKDSGADLVITVDCGITAFPEVEFANSIDLPIIITDHHNLHGGKIPEALAVINPKRKENNFSFEFLAGVGTIFMVVLCLFERAEKKEETNKYLDLVAIGTVADIVPLTDENRIFTKFGLEQLLCTKHKGLKFLLYKLFSSNQQNIEKTEYTTYDVGFIIAPVFNAAGRLTDAKMVVKLLTSDNEREIEVIVKELINRNFERKELQNKIVEKIENKIENTDTSNDFVIIDYSPEYHHGVIGIAASKIVDKYYKPVIIMEVKEDEGIAVGSCRSIGNFNILEVLQSMPELFLKFGGHSGAAGFTIPIKNIPLFQKKVNKFAKTKLTKDDFVKIIEIDKQIPIQKISYEFFQLTEKLKPFGFGNPTPTFRTNNVLFENIKFIGENKNHIMFDLKQKGFSNKNAVWFNSGELFKDLNKNLIYDIVYKLKSEMFQNKFYTKVYIEDVKPSKMKDETLLYYHSLFNTSFPIKSVFYTNVEWDENKKINMKANFDQIELFCGRQIIGRLNYNISNMLLLLNKYYNWKFSVKIANIRQTETHKIVEVLIRRKYKFNGYGYEDAEIFREIKEFLIGKMEYNTQTKKLLAQIFRQNKNLIIKNIFSKKEEFKYEMSDFKIFLLTIGIYYKKITSKKSQIVVKNKDDFEYNEPFINKYFEINEKYETEYPFTVFYDFIPENICFVKEEENYLKTNSVENSFLENENKNENINSENEDENKNKDKDKNKNIKDMENIDENQENFEIKEEVKKINYKKVEQIEYKIGKNKNIKVKEKFCVILNDNEFLERLDFSKEEMENENIIEITTEIKIPRNVIFLENLAKKDRKKLSGKNIYLRYLPFSKKINLKKLLDERKIIYSDYSINDIL from the coding sequence ATGAGAAATACAAGATGGCGTTCAAAAGTTATTCCAAGTCCACGACAGGAAAGGGAATATATAAAAAAAAATGAAGATAAAAATAAAAATGAAAGCAATGAAAAAGAAAAAAAAGAAAAATTTAAAAAAGTAAAAATAAAAAGAGCCAATCAAAATGAAGCAAAAAAGTTTTCAATTGATCAAGATATTTTGCAAATTCTTTATTCAAGAGGAATTGATTCAGACGAAAAAATAAAAAAATTTCTTAATCCAAGTTTGAAAGATGTCGAAAATCCTTTGGGACTTTGCGATATGGAAAAAGCTGTTGTTGAAATTGAAAAAGCAATTTCGGAGCAAAAAAATATTTGGATATATGGAGATTACGATGTTGACGGAATCACTTCCACTTCGGTTTTATATTTAGCTCTAAAAGAACTTGGAGCAGAAAATGTAAATTACTACATTCCAATTCGAGATGAAGGTTATGGACTAAATAACGAAGCACTTAAAAAAATAAAAGATTCAGGAGCGGATTTGGTAATAACAGTTGACTGTGGAATTACTGCTTTTCCCGAAGTTGAATTTGCAAATTCGATAGATTTGCCTATAATAATTACAGATCACCACAATTTGCACGGCGGAAAAATTCCAGAAGCTTTGGCGGTCATTAATCCTAAAAGGAAAGAAAACAATTTTTCTTTTGAATTTTTGGCTGGAGTTGGAACTATTTTTATGGTTGTGCTTTGTCTTTTTGAAAGAGCTGAAAAAAAAGAAGAGACAAATAAATATTTGGATTTGGTGGCGATTGGAACAGTTGCAGATATTGTGCCGCTTACGGATGAAAATAGAATTTTTACAAAATTTGGTTTAGAGCAATTACTTTGCACAAAACATAAAGGACTAAAATTTTTGCTCTATAAATTATTTTCTTCAAATCAGCAAAATATTGAAAAAACTGAGTACACAACTTACGATGTGGGATTTATCATAGCGCCTGTATTTAATGCGGCTGGAAGACTTACAGATGCGAAAATGGTTGTAAAACTTTTGACTTCGGATAACGAACGAGAAATTGAAGTTATTGTAAAAGAACTTATTAACAGAAATTTTGAGAGAAAAGAACTGCAAAATAAAATTGTGGAAAAAATTGAAAACAAAATTGAAAATACTGACACTTCAAATGATTTTGTAATTATCGACTATTCGCCTGAATATCATCACGGCGTAATTGGAATTGCAGCTTCAAAAATTGTTGATAAATACTATAAACCAGTAATAATAATGGAAGTTAAAGAAGATGAAGGAATTGCAGTCGGTTCGTGCAGAAGTATTGGAAATTTCAATATTTTGGAAGTTCTACAGTCAATGCCAGAATTATTTTTAAAATTTGGAGGACATTCAGGTGCGGCTGGATTTACAATTCCGATAAAAAATATTCCGCTTTTTCAAAAAAAAGTAAATAAATTTGCGAAAACTAAATTGACAAAAGACGATTTTGTAAAAATTATCGAAATTGATAAGCAAATTCCAATACAAAAAATTTCGTACGAATTTTTTCAGCTGACAGAAAAACTAAAACCTTTTGGTTTTGGAAATCCAACGCCAACTTTTAGGACAAATAATGTGCTTTTTGAAAATATTAAATTCATTGGAGAAAATAAAAATCACATAATGTTTGACCTTAAGCAAAAAGGTTTTTCAAATAAAAATGCAGTTTGGTTTAATTCAGGGGAACTTTTTAAAGATTTGAACAAAAATTTAATTTATGACATCGTTTATAAATTAAAATCTGAAATGTTTCAAAATAAATTTTACACAAAAGTTTATATTGAAGATGTAAAACCGTCTAAAATGAAAGACGAAACTTTACTCTATTATCATTCGTTATTCAATACTTCGTTTCCAATAAAATCAGTTTTTTATACAAATGTTGAATGGGACGAAAATAAAAAAATAAATATGAAAGCAAATTTTGACCAAATTGAACTTTTTTGTGGAAGACAAATTATTGGACGACTTAATTACAATATTTCAAATATGCTTTTATTGCTAAATAAATATTATAACTGGAAATTTTCGGTTAAAATTGCAAATATTAGGCAAACTGAAACTCACAAAATAGTCGAAGTTTTGATAAGAAGAAAATATAAATTCAATGGTTATGGATATGAAGATGCAGAAATTTTTAGAGAAATCAAAGAGTTTTTGATTGGAAAAATGGAATATAATACTCAGACGAAAAAATTACTTGCACAAATTTTTAGACAAAATAAAAATTTAATCATAAAAAATATTTTTAGCAAAAAAGAAGAATTTAAATATGAAATGTCAGATTTTAAAATATTTTTACTCACAATCGGAATTTATTATAAAAAAATAACTTCTAAAAAAAGTCAAATCGTTGTTAAAAATAAAGATGATTTTGAATACAACGAACCTTTTATAAATAAATATTTTGAAATAAACGAAAAATACGAAACTGAATATCCATTTACTGTATTTTACGATTTTATTCCAGAAAATATTTGTTTTGTCAAAGAAGAAGAAAATTATTTAAAAACAAATTCTGTAGAAAATAGTTTTTTAGAAAATGAAAATAAAAACGAAAATATAAATTCTGAGAATGAAGATGAAAATAAAAATAAAGATAAAGATAAAAATAAAAATATAAAAGATATGGAAAATATAGACGAAAATCAAGAAAATTTTGAAATAAAAGAAGAAGTTAAAAAAATAAATTATAAAAAAGTCGAACAAATTGAATATAAAATTGGCAAAAATAAAAATATTAAAGTTAAAGAGAAATTTTGTGTAATTTTAAATGACAATGAATTTTTAGAAAGACTGGATTTTTCAAAAGAAGAAATGGAAAACGAAAATATTATAGAAATTACAACTGAGATTAAAATTCCAAGAAATGTCATTTTTCTTGAAAATTTGGCAAAAAAAGACAGAAAAAAACTAAGTGGGAAAAATATTTATTTAAGATATCTTCCTTTTAGTAAAAAAATTAATTTGAAAAAATTGCTTGACGAAAGAAAAATTATTTATTCTGATTATTCGATAAATGATATTTTATAA
- a CDS encoding type B 50S ribosomal protein L31 yields the protein MAKKDLHPAYNFVVFEDTSNGDKFLTKSTKTSKETTTFEGKEYPVIKVATSSTSHPFFTGKSKFVDETGRVDKFKKKYNL from the coding sequence ATGGCAAAAAAAGATTTACATCCTGCATACAATTTTGTAGTGTTTGAAGATACTAGTAATGGAGACAAATTCTTAACAAAATCAACAAAAACTTCTAAAGAAACAACTACTTTTGAAGGAAAAGAATATCCTGTAATAAAAGTTGCAACAAGTTCAACTTCTCATCCATTCTTTACTGGAAAATCTAAATTCGTTGATGAAACTGGAAGAGTTGATAAATTTAAGAAAAAATACAATTTATAA
- the tgt gene encoding tRNA guanosine(34) transglycosylase Tgt, which produces MEKPIKYELEKKDKNARAGVISTPHGEIKTPVFMPVGTQATVKAMTKEELKEINSQIILGNTYHLYLRPGDKLVNDFGGLHGFMNWDRPILTDSGGFQVFSLGDLRDIKEEGVNFRSHIDGSKHFLSPEKSIEIQNNLGSDIMMVLDECPPGLSSREYLIPSIERTTRWAKRCIAANRNKETQGLFAIVQGGIYEDLRDKSFNELFEMDDNFSGYALGGLAVGEPREDMYRILEYITPKLPENKPRYLMGVGEPVDMLEAVEDGIDMMDCVQPTRLGRHGTVFTKYGRLVIKNSSYSRDDRPLDEDCDCYVCKNYTRAYIRHLFKTGEILGQRLATYHNLHFLLKLMDNARNAILNEKFQEYKEEFLKNYAMGKESDWIKPKIFGNPTIVKKGKNEVML; this is translated from the coding sequence ATGGAAAAACCAATAAAATATGAATTGGAAAAAAAGGATAAAAATGCCAGAGCTGGTGTAATTTCAACTCCGCACGGAGAAATTAAGACTCCTGTATTTATGCCAGTTGGAACTCAGGCAACCGTTAAAGCTATGACGAAAGAAGAATTAAAAGAAATCAATTCTCAAATAATTTTGGGAAACACTTATCATTTGTATTTAAGACCTGGAGATAAATTGGTAAATGATTTTGGTGGATTACATGGCTTTATGAATTGGGATAGACCGATTCTTACGGATAGCGGCGGATTTCAAGTTTTCAGCTTGGGAGATTTGCGGGATATAAAAGAAGAAGGAGTTAATTTTCGTTCGCATATAGACGGCTCAAAACATTTTTTATCGCCGGAGAAATCTATTGAAATTCAAAATAACTTGGGAAGTGACATCATGATGGTTTTAGATGAATGTCCTCCGGGACTGTCTTCTAGGGAATATTTAATTCCATCAATTGAGCGGACTACAAGATGGGCAAAAAGATGTATAGCTGCTAATAGAAATAAAGAAACACAAGGGCTTTTTGCAATTGTCCAAGGTGGAATTTATGAGGATTTGAGGGACAAAAGTTTTAATGAGTTGTTTGAGATGGATGATAATTTTTCAGGATATGCGCTTGGAGGACTTGCAGTTGGAGAGCCTAGAGAAGATATGTACCGAATTTTAGAATATATCACGCCAAAGTTGCCGGAGAATAAACCTAGATATTTGATGGGTGTTGGAGAGCCTGTGGATATGTTAGAAGCTGTGGAAGATGGGATAGATATGATGGATTGTGTTCAACCGACAAGACTTGGAAGACATGGGACAGTTTTCACAAAATATGGAAGATTGGTTATAAAAAATTCATCTTATTCGAGAGATGACAGACCACTTGACGAGGACTGTGATTGCTATGTTTGTAAAAATTATACGAGAGCCTACATAAGACATCTTTTTAAGACTGGAGAAATTTTGGGACAAAGACTGGCGACTTATCACAATTTGCACTTTTTGTTAAAATTAATGGACAATGCTAGAAATGCTATTTTGAACGAAAAATTTCAGGAATATAAAGAAGAATTTTTGAAAAATTATGCGATGGGGAAAGAGAGCGATTGGATAAAGCCAAAGATTTTTGGAAATCCGACTATTGTGAAAAAAGGAAAAAATGAAGTTATGTTATAA